The Verrucomicrobiota bacterium genome has a window encoding:
- a CDS encoding DUF1592 domain-containing protein, which produces MHPVVCNRTGRRLSPRRVWGGAIRSAGWGVFIAAWTVLGAAPKPAKPGSLDAASVQTQAFLKDYCFACHGNGKKKGGLNLDDLGMAQIPASDHPVWEKVLRQLRSREMPPEDEKQPGLEAREQAIHWIQAQVFQADCDRPDPGRVTIRRLNRTEYNHTIRDLVGVDFRPADDFPSDDVGYGFDNIGDVLSVPPILLEKYMTAAEKVLDAAIVTEDWTVKKTVRVEPQDLESSGGGNFTGSGGFRQGREGDAFVRHRFPAEGEFVIRVRAYGEQAGPEVVRMAIKVGGEEVQRFEVAAVMANPETFEVRVKRPPGDAKVAAAYLNNYVNERATDPKQRDRNLVVEYVEIEGPYHAKPVPLPDSHRRIFFKQPGKKNHAGVAREIVGSFAKRAFRRPVAKAELDRLMKLYDLGRAQGENFEAAVRLSLHAVLVSPQFLFRGEMQPEPDNPDRTAPIDEFALASRLSYFLWGTMPDDELSALAERRKLRKNLPAQVARLLASPRSRALVDGFATQWLQIRNLKVASPDPDLFSEYDETLAEDMRRETELFFEHVMRENRSVLEFLDANYTFVTPRLARHYGLPPVPGEAFQKVSLEGTGRGGLMTQGSILTITSNPTRTSPVKRGKWILENLLGTPPPPPPPNVPELSEANEKVLSGTLRQRMEQHREDPNCATCHARMDPIGFGFENFDAIGAFRRKDGAFAIEAGGRLVTGEAFEGPAELRKILLSTKRDDFLRCLAERMLTFALGRGMEHYDRCAIDEIVRKLNGQEYRFNVLVTAIVESVPFQMRRGEAKRLASQP; this is translated from the coding sequence ATGCATCCAGTCGTCTGTAACCGCACGGGCCGACGCTTGAGTCCCCGCCGAGTGTGGGGCGGGGCGATCCGTTCGGCCGGGTGGGGAGTTTTCATTGCCGCCTGGACCGTTCTGGGAGCCGCCCCGAAGCCTGCCAAACCGGGTTCGTTGGACGCCGCGAGTGTGCAAACGCAGGCCTTCCTGAAAGATTACTGCTTTGCGTGCCACGGCAACGGAAAGAAAAAAGGAGGATTGAATCTGGATGACCTGGGGATGGCCCAAATCCCCGCCTCCGACCATCCGGTCTGGGAGAAAGTCCTTCGCCAGCTTCGTTCCCGGGAGATGCCGCCCGAGGATGAAAAGCAGCCTGGCTTGGAGGCCCGGGAGCAAGCCATTCATTGGATTCAAGCCCAGGTTTTTCAGGCAGACTGTGATCGTCCGGATCCCGGACGGGTGACGATCCGGCGATTGAACCGGACCGAGTACAACCACACGATTCGCGACTTGGTGGGCGTTGATTTTCGTCCCGCCGATGACTTTCCCTCCGACGACGTCGGCTATGGCTTTGACAACATCGGGGACGTTTTGTCGGTGCCGCCGATCTTGCTCGAGAAATACATGACGGCAGCGGAGAAGGTTTTGGACGCCGCGATCGTGACCGAGGATTGGACGGTCAAGAAGACGGTGCGCGTCGAGCCGCAGGATTTGGAATCGAGCGGGGGAGGGAATTTCACGGGTTCGGGTGGATTTCGACAGGGACGCGAGGGAGACGCGTTTGTGCGCCACCGTTTTCCGGCGGAGGGTGAATTTGTGATCAGGGTGCGAGCCTACGGGGAACAAGCGGGACCCGAGGTGGTGCGCATGGCGATCAAAGTGGGCGGGGAGGAAGTCCAGAGATTTGAAGTCGCGGCGGTGATGGCGAATCCCGAAACTTTCGAAGTCCGCGTCAAACGGCCGCCCGGGGACGCAAAGGTGGCGGCGGCGTATTTGAACAATTATGTCAACGAACGCGCCACGGATCCGAAGCAGAGGGACCGGAACCTGGTGGTGGAGTACGTTGAAATCGAAGGTCCTTATCATGCCAAGCCGGTGCCGCTGCCCGACTCACACCGGAGAATTTTCTTCAAACAACCCGGCAAGAAGAATCACGCGGGGGTGGCAAGGGAGATTGTGGGCTCGTTCGCCAAGCGGGCCTTTCGGCGGCCTGTGGCCAAGGCGGAGCTGGACCGGTTGATGAAGCTTTACGATCTGGGGCGTGCGCAAGGCGAGAACTTCGAGGCGGCCGTGCGGTTGAGCCTGCATGCCGTGCTTGTTTCTCCGCAGTTTCTGTTCCGAGGCGAAATGCAGCCCGAGCCGGACAATCCGGACCGCACCGCGCCGATCGACGAATTTGCGCTGGCTTCGCGGCTTTCTTATTTCCTGTGGGGAACCATGCCGGATGACGAACTCTCGGCGCTGGCCGAGCGCCGCAAATTGAGGAAGAACCTCCCCGCGCAGGTGGCCCGACTGCTGGCTTCGCCGCGATCGAGGGCGTTGGTCGATGGGTTTGCCACCCAGTGGTTGCAGATTCGCAATCTCAAAGTGGCAAGCCCGGATCCCGATCTTTTTTCCGAGTACGACGAGACGCTGGCGGAAGACATGCGCCGGGAAACGGAGCTCTTCTTCGAGCACGTGATGCGGGAGAACCGAAGCGTCCTGGAGTTTTTGGACGCGAATTACACCTTCGTCACTCCGCGGCTGGCGCGGCACTACGGATTACCGCCGGTGCCGGGCGAGGCATTTCAGAAAGTCTCGTTGGAAGGAACAGGGCGGGGCGGTTTGATGACGCAGGGCTCCATTCTGACCATCACTTCGAATCCGACGCGCACTTCGCCCGTGAAGCGCGGGAAGTGGATTCTGGAGAATTTGCTTGGAACCCCGCCGCCCCCACCGCCACCGAATGTGCCTGAGCTCAGTGAAGCGAACGAGAAAGTGCTGTCGGGGACCCTGCGGCAGCGGATGGAACAGCATCGGGAGGATCCGAACTGCGCGACGTGCCACGCCCGGATGGATCCCATTGGGTTTGGCTTTGAAAACTTTGACGCGATTGGCGCGTTCCGCCGGAAGGACGGCGCGTTCGCCATCGAAGCGGGTGGGAGATTGGTGACGGGCGAAGCGTTTGAAGGTCCCGCCGAACTTCGTAAAATTTTGCTCAGCACCAAGCGGGATGATTTTCTGCGCTGCCTGGCAGAGCGCATGCTGACCTTCGCCTTGGGCCGGGGGATGGAACACTACGATCGATGCGCCATCGATGAAATTGTCCGCAAATTGAACGGTCAGGAGTACAGGTTCAACGTCTTGGTCACCGCCATCGTGGAAAGTGTGCCTTTTCAGATGCGGCGAGGCGAGGCCAAGCGGCTGGCGAGTCAACCTTGA
- a CDS encoding peptidase, which translates to MSGKIFMPVGDASETLDTYYAYYRLPEDGYEVVVAGKECRLYHTVLHEVPPNPEVPWDITQERPGYHLRATAAFRDLNAADFAGMFISGGRAPEYLRYDGDLLRLVQGIAEAGKPVACLCHGIEILSAAGCLRGKRATTVPKCALDVKQGGGRYVDEPVVSDGWLVTARGYQDNTELLKRFLLLLKQAGETPER; encoded by the coding sequence ATGAGCGGAAAGATCTTCATGCCGGTTGGGGATGCCTCGGAAACCCTCGACACTTATTACGCCTACTACCGATTGCCGGAAGATGGATACGAGGTGGTGGTGGCGGGGAAGGAATGCCGCCTTTACCACACGGTTTTGCACGAAGTGCCACCCAACCCCGAAGTGCCCTGGGACATCACGCAAGAACGTCCGGGCTATCATCTGCGGGCCACGGCGGCATTTCGTGATCTGAACGCCGCCGACTTCGCGGGCATGTTCATCTCCGGCGGACGCGCGCCCGAATACTTGCGGTACGACGGGGATCTGCTTCGTCTGGTCCAGGGCATCGCGGAAGCCGGCAAACCGGTGGCCTGCTTGTGCCATGGCATCGAAATCTTGTCGGCGGCGGGCTGCCTGCGCGGCAAACGCGCGACGACCGTCCCCAAATGCGCGCTCGATGTGAAACAAGGGGGAGGCCGCTACGTGGATGAGCCCGTGGTGTCGGACGGATGGCTCGTCACCGCCCGCGGTTATCAAGACAACACCGAACTTCTCAAACGTTTTCTGTTGCTCCTGAAGCAAGCTGGAGAAACACCCGAACGTTGA
- a CDS encoding sugar phosphate isomerase/epimerase produces MKLSLSVRIAEEFASKERACIPLRELADLAVEAGYRGLCMRASQVGAHSSKLEVELARILTEARQLETTMVTGDFAIVYNNADAPGCLRRIQPYLDLAEALDSSLIRVALKHQDDIEWARKAADEAAKRDIRLAHQCHTESLFETVAGIEQTLRAIDRPNFGLIYEPANLELCGQDYGETTLRRLAPWIFNVYFQNQFIHDKGAITLNTWTRGPVRFDLIPMDDPRGIDFARVFRALVHAGYHGPVTVHQAGEAWTAPAKTAQRTASFLRRLGEESGVHWK; encoded by the coding sequence ATGAAGCTTTCTCTGTCCGTTCGTATCGCCGAGGAATTCGCCTCCAAGGAACGCGCTTGCATCCCCCTGCGCGAGTTGGCGGATCTCGCCGTGGAGGCCGGTTACCGCGGCCTTTGCATGCGCGCCTCGCAAGTGGGCGCTCACTCCTCCAAGCTCGAAGTCGAACTGGCCCGTATCCTGACGGAAGCCCGCCAGCTTGAGACCACCATGGTGACCGGAGACTTCGCCATCGTCTACAACAACGCCGACGCGCCCGGCTGTCTTCGCAGGATCCAGCCCTACCTGGATCTGGCCGAGGCCCTCGACAGCAGCTTGATCCGCGTCGCGCTCAAACATCAGGACGATATTGAATGGGCGCGCAAAGCCGCGGATGAAGCGGCGAAACGCGACATCCGTCTGGCTCATCAATGCCATACCGAGAGCCTCTTCGAGACCGTGGCAGGCATTGAACAAACCTTGCGCGCCATTGACCGTCCCAATTTCGGATTGATCTACGAGCCCGCCAATCTCGAACTCTGCGGACAGGATTACGGCGAAACCACGCTCAGGCGCCTTGCCCCGTGGATCTTTAACGTCTACTTCCAAAATCAGTTCATCCATGACAAAGGCGCCATCACGTTGAACACCTGGACGCGCGGCCCGGTCCGCTTCGATCTCATTCCGATGGACGACCCGCGAGGCATCGACTTCGCAAGGGTGTTTCGGGCTCTGGTTCACGCAGGTTACCACGGACCCGTCACGGTTCATCAAGCCGGAGAGGCCTGGACGGCCCCCGCGAAAACGGCGCAACGAACGGCGAGCTTTTTGCGCCGGCTGGGAGAAGAAAGCGGAGTGCATTGGAAATGA
- a CDS encoding CRTAC1 family protein: MVQQDDAVIGRATKKSLIALIVIGLIAAGTWFLLTPKKAAPIVQITPLSAPSAAPASTPEIPEARFVDITREAGIHFVHQSGATGEKLLPETMGAGVAFLDFDNDHAPDLLFANGTSWPWNPAAPSQTATPALYRNDGKGRFHDVTATSGLNTSFYGTGLAVGDYDNDGWTDIFFCGVGGNRLFRNLGQGRFADMTASAGVAGSSDDWSSSTSFLDFDNDGDLDLFVCHYVKWSRDIDFKVGYKLVGVGRAYGPPMNFGGTFPSLFRNEGGGKFTDVSASAGVQIKNPATGVPTAKSLGVAPIDLDSDGWIDLVIANDTVQNFVFHNQKNGTFKEIGALCGIAFDAYGMTRGAMGIDAARHRNDDTLGIGIGNFANEMTALYVSQKMPMTFADEAIPEGVGPASRLLLKFGLVFLDYDLDGRLDLLTANGHLEEEINKVQQSQQYRQPAQLFWNSGVGFQSVPPSKVGSDLFRPIVGRGVAYADIDGDGDPDVVLTQVSGPPLLLRNDQSLGQSWVKFKLVGKSSTRSAIGAWVTLKRGTETLSQQVMPTRGYLSQSETILTFGLGRESKLDSAEILWPGGKKQILTAPRLGQLNIVEESP, from the coding sequence CTGGTCCAGCAAGACGACGCGGTCATCGGTCGCGCCACCAAAAAGTCCCTGATCGCTCTGATCGTCATCGGGCTGATTGCCGCCGGCACTTGGTTCCTCCTCACCCCCAAGAAAGCCGCCCCGATCGTCCAAATCACCCCCCTCTCCGCGCCTTCCGCTGCGCCCGCCTCAACTCCGGAAATACCCGAGGCGCGCTTTGTGGACATCACCCGTGAAGCCGGCATCCATTTCGTTCACCAGAGTGGCGCCACCGGCGAGAAACTCCTCCCCGAAACCATGGGCGCCGGCGTGGCCTTCCTCGACTTCGACAACGACCACGCCCCCGATCTGCTCTTCGCCAACGGCACCTCCTGGCCCTGGAATCCTGCCGCCCCATCCCAAACCGCCACCCCCGCGCTCTATCGCAACGATGGCAAGGGCCGCTTCCATGACGTGACCGCCACCTCCGGACTGAACACCAGCTTCTACGGAACCGGACTCGCCGTCGGCGATTATGATAATGACGGCTGGACCGATATCTTCTTCTGCGGTGTCGGCGGCAACCGCCTCTTCCGCAATCTCGGCCAGGGCCGCTTCGCCGACATGACCGCGTCCGCCGGGGTCGCCGGATCAAGCGACGATTGGTCCTCCAGCACCTCCTTCCTGGACTTCGACAACGACGGGGACTTGGACTTGTTCGTTTGCCACTACGTGAAGTGGTCCAGAGACATCGATTTCAAAGTGGGCTACAAGCTTGTCGGGGTGGGGCGTGCTTACGGCCCGCCCATGAATTTTGGCGGCACTTTCCCCTCCCTCTTCCGCAACGAGGGGGGCGGAAAATTCACCGATGTCTCCGCCTCGGCCGGAGTGCAAATCAAGAACCCCGCCACCGGCGTCCCCACCGCCAAATCCCTCGGCGTGGCTCCCATCGACCTCGATTCCGACGGATGGATCGATCTCGTCATTGCCAATGACACCGTGCAGAACTTCGTGTTCCACAATCAAAAGAACGGGACTTTCAAAGAGATCGGAGCGTTGTGCGGCATCGCGTTCGACGCCTACGGCATGACGCGCGGGGCCATGGGCATCGACGCCGCCCGCCACCGCAACGACGACACGCTCGGCATCGGCATCGGCAACTTTGCCAACGAAATGACGGCGCTCTACGTCTCTCAAAAAATGCCCATGACCTTCGCCGATGAAGCCATTCCGGAAGGCGTCGGACCCGCCAGCCGACTGCTCCTCAAATTCGGCCTCGTCTTCCTCGACTATGACCTCGACGGACGGCTCGATTTGCTCACCGCCAATGGACATCTCGAGGAAGAAATCAACAAGGTCCAACAAAGCCAGCAATACCGCCAGCCCGCCCAGTTATTCTGGAATTCGGGCGTCGGCTTCCAATCGGTCCCCCCTTCCAAAGTGGGTTCCGATTTGTTCCGTCCCATCGTCGGACGCGGTGTCGCCTATGCCGATATCGATGGCGACGGCGACCCTGACGTGGTTTTGACCCAGGTTAGCGGGCCTCCCCTGCTCCTGCGCAACGACCAGAGCCTCGGCCAGTCCTGGGTCAAATTCAAACTGGTGGGCAAGTCGTCCACCCGAAGCGCCATCGGCGCGTGGGTCACGCTCAAGCGCGGCACGGAAACGCTCTCCCAACAAGTCATGCCCACCCGGGGTTACTTGTCCCAATCCGAGACCATCCTCACCTTCGGCCTTGGCAGGGAATCCAAGCTGGATTCCGCGGAGATCCTATGGCCCGGCGGGAAAAAACAAATCCTCACCGCCCCCCGCCTTGGCCAACTGAACATCGTGGAAGAAAGCCCTTGA